The genome window AGAAAAAAAATTGAGGATGGCATAAAAAAAGTCGATCAGCATGAAGGCGTACTGATATTAACGGATATGTTCGGTGGGACTCCGTCTAATTTAAGTTATTCCTTTCTTGATGAAGGGTGCGTGGAAGTCTTATCCGGTGTTAACCTGCCTATACTGATAAAGGCAGCAGATTCCCGTAACAGGTTAAAGCTTGGGGAGCTTGCGGTAACCTTGGAGGCATTCGGCAAGAGAAGTATATCCCTCGCAAGCGGAATTTTAAAAGCAAGGAACAAAAATTAAAAGAATTAAACTTATAAAACTGGTCTAAGGAGGTATGATGAGCGTAAAAATTGGCATTAACGGTTTTGGAAGAATTGGTCGTGTAATTTTCAGGGCGGCGCTTAAAAATCCTGAAATTGAGGTAGTGGCCATTAATGACCTTACCGATTCTGCTACTATGGCATATCTTCTGGCTTATGATTCCGTACACGGCAAACTCGACATGGAAATCATTGCCAAAGATGATTCAATAGAAGTTGACGGCAGATCAATAGCTGTTATATCTGAAAGAGATCCCGCAAACCTGCCCTGGAATGACCATGGCGTTGACATTGCTGCCGAATGTACGGGGCTCTTCAGGGACCGTGCCAATGCATCAAAACACCTTACCGCCGGCGCACGTAAAGTTATAATATCAGCGCCTGCACCCGATCCGGATATCACTATAGTCATGGGTGTGAATTCGAACCAATATAATCCCGGAGAGCACAATATTATTTCCAACGCATCATGCACTACTAATTGCCTTGCACCGGTTGCAAAGGTCTTGCTTGAACAATTCGGCTTAAAATGCGGCCTTATGACAACCATTCATTCATACACCGGGGATCAACGCCTTCTTGATTTTCCGCACAAGGATCTTCGCAGAGC of Desulfosarcina sp. BuS5 contains these proteins:
- the gap gene encoding type I glyceraldehyde-3-phosphate dehydrogenase, which gives rise to MSVKIGINGFGRIGRVIFRAALKNPEIEVVAINDLTDSATMAYLLAYDSVHGKLDMEIIAKDDSIEVDGRSIAVISERDPANLPWNDHGVDIAAECTGLFRDRANASKHLTAGARKVIISAPAPDPDITIVMGVNSNQYNPGEHNIISNASCTTNCLAPVAKVLLEQFGLKCGLMTTIHSYTGDQRLLDFPHKDLRRARAAALSMIPTTTGAAKAVALVLPELSGKLNGLAIRVPTPNVSIVDLVASIEKTGVTVTDVNDALKEASEGALSGILGYSEAPLVSTDFNGNSLSSIVDAPTTYVVDDMVKVLSWYDNETGYSTRMVDLAAMIGAQL
- a CDS encoding PTS sugar transporter subunit IIA is translated as METQNFASLPSYTPCHKHIMIGIVVVTHGNFGETLIDAAESIIASKVDGLISISINLTDDADNLRKKIEDGIKKVDQHEGVLILTDMFGGTPSNLSYSFLDEGCVEVLSGVNLPILIKAADSRNRLKLGELAVTLEAFGKRSISLASGILKARNKN